A genomic window from Streptomyces sp. NBC_00234 includes:
- a CDS encoding TetR/AcrR family transcriptional regulator, translating into MAEHRTMQRGALLDAARSLLSEGGTEALTFPALAERTGLARSSVYEYFRSRAAVVEELCAVDFPVWAAEVENAMERAQAPGDKIEAYVRRQLDLVGDRRHRAVVAISASELDAGAREKIRAAHGGLIAMIVEALSDLGHEQPRLAAMLLQGSVDAAVRRIELGAEEPGVVADTAVAMILRGVRG; encoded by the coding sequence GTGGCCGAGCACCGGACCATGCAGCGCGGCGCCCTCCTGGACGCCGCACGCTCCTTGCTGTCCGAGGGCGGTACGGAGGCGTTGACCTTCCCCGCTCTCGCCGAACGCACAGGGCTCGCCAGGTCCTCCGTCTACGAGTACTTCCGCTCCCGCGCCGCCGTCGTCGAGGAGCTCTGCGCCGTCGACTTCCCCGTCTGGGCGGCCGAGGTCGAGAACGCGATGGAGCGCGCCCAGGCGCCGGGGGACAAGATCGAGGCGTACGTCCGCAGGCAGCTCGACCTCGTCGGGGACAGGCGCCACCGGGCGGTCGTGGCCATCTCCGCGAGCGAACTGGACGCCGGCGCCCGCGAGAAGATCCGGGCCGCGCACGGCGGTCTGATCGCCATGATCGTCGAGGCCCTGAGCGATCTCGGCCATGAGCAGCCGAGACTCGCGGCGATGCTGCTGCAGGGCTCGGTGGACGCCGCGGTGCGCCGCATCGAGCTGGGCGCCGAGGAGCCGGGCGTGGTCGCCGACACCGCCGTCGCGATGATCCTGCGCGGTGTACGGGGCTGA
- a CDS encoding DUF6233 domain-containing protein, with the protein MSENLSRLDRLRIVREWQAYQLGRTDRTIAELEAREAAAARTRHVLPPPAPAWKLSMLRTGTGTHADAVHVGDCGMSGRRTQPMTREQALRALTADGITACPFCRPDRDLGVL; encoded by the coding sequence GTGTCCGAAAACCTTAGTCGCCTGGATCGCCTGCGCATCGTGCGCGAGTGGCAGGCGTACCAGCTCGGCCGAACCGATCGGACGATCGCCGAGCTGGAGGCACGCGAGGCCGCAGCCGCCCGCACCCGACACGTCCTGCCACCCCCGGCGCCCGCATGGAAGCTGTCCATGCTGCGCACGGGTACGGGGACTCACGCCGACGCCGTCCACGTGGGCGACTGCGGCATGAGCGGAAGGAGGACGCAGCCGATGACCCGCGAGCAGGCCCTGCGCGCACTCACGGCAGACGGCATCACGGCTTGCCCGTTCTGCCGGCCGGACAGAGACCTTGGAGTGCTGTGA
- a CDS encoding ABC transporter permease, producing MAVPVAFFALFFAYPVVAIVGRGLKDGGRWQFGRIGEVLSRPEIVDVLWFTTWQALASTALTLVLALPAAYVFARFAFPGKQLLRAVVTVPFVLPTVVVGTAFLALLGRGGFLDELWGVRLDTTVWAILLAHVFFNYAVVVRTVGGLWSQLDPRQEEAARVLGAGRFAAWRRVTLPALAPAVAAAALMVFLFTFTSFGVVQILGGPAYSTLEVEIYRQTAQLLDLPTAAVLTLVQFAAVGGILAVHARTVRRRETALKLVDPEQTARRPRGAGQWALLGGVLLTVLLLILLPLGVLVERSLDGPGGYGFAFYRALQSADASGSTFLVPPLEAVWNSLRYALVATLIALFVGGLAAAALTRRAGRLVRGFDALLMLPLGVSAVTVGFGFLITLDEPPFDLRTSWILVPLAQALVGVPFVVRTMLPVLRAVDGRLREAAAVLGASPLRAWREVDLPLVRRALLVAAGFAFAVSLGEFGATVFIARPDNPTLPVAVARLLGRSGELNYGQAMALSTILMLVCAVSLLLLERIRTDRSGEF from the coding sequence ATGGCCGTGCCCGTCGCGTTCTTCGCGCTGTTCTTCGCCTACCCCGTCGTCGCGATCGTCGGCCGGGGGCTGAAGGACGGGGGCCGGTGGCAGTTCGGCCGGATCGGCGAGGTGCTGAGCCGGCCGGAGATCGTCGACGTCCTCTGGTTCACCACCTGGCAGGCCCTCGCCTCCACCGCCCTCACCCTGGTTCTCGCGCTGCCGGCCGCATACGTGTTCGCCCGCTTCGCCTTCCCCGGCAAGCAACTGCTGCGCGCCGTCGTCACGGTGCCGTTCGTCCTGCCGACGGTCGTCGTCGGGACGGCGTTCCTCGCGTTGCTGGGCCGTGGCGGCTTCCTCGACGAGCTGTGGGGCGTGCGGCTCGACACCACCGTGTGGGCGATCCTGCTCGCCCATGTCTTCTTCAACTACGCCGTGGTCGTACGGACCGTGGGCGGCCTCTGGTCGCAGCTCGACCCGCGGCAGGAGGAGGCCGCCCGGGTGCTCGGTGCCGGACGGTTCGCCGCCTGGCGGCGGGTGACCCTGCCCGCGCTGGCGCCCGCCGTGGCCGCAGCCGCGCTGATGGTCTTCCTCTTCACGTTCACCTCGTTCGGCGTCGTGCAGATCCTCGGGGGCCCGGCCTACTCCACGCTCGAAGTGGAGATCTACCGGCAGACCGCCCAGCTCCTCGATCTGCCGACGGCCGCGGTGCTGACGCTCGTGCAGTTCGCCGCGGTCGGCGGAATCCTGGCCGTGCACGCCCGGACCGTACGGCGACGGGAGACCGCGCTGAAGCTGGTCGATCCGGAACAGACCGCCCGCAGGCCGCGCGGCGCCGGGCAGTGGGCGCTGCTCGGCGGAGTGCTGCTGACCGTGCTGCTGCTGATCCTGCTGCCGCTCGGCGTGCTGGTGGAGCGTTCCCTGGACGGGCCGGGCGGCTACGGCTTCGCGTTCTACCGCGCGCTCCAGTCCGCCGACGCCAGCGGGTCCACGTTCCTCGTACCGCCGCTCGAAGCGGTCTGGAACTCGCTCCGGTACGCGCTCGTCGCGACCCTCATCGCGCTCTTCGTCGGCGGCCTGGCCGCGGCGGCTCTCACCCGCCGGGCGGGGCGGCTCGTCCGGGGCTTCGACGCGCTGCTGATGCTGCCGCTCGGAGTCTCCGCGGTCACGGTCGGCTTCGGCTTCCTGATCACGCTCGACGAGCCGCCGTTCGATCTGCGGACGTCCTGGATCCTCGTGCCGCTCGCGCAGGCCCTGGTGGGCGTTCCCTTCGTCGTACGGACCATGCTGCCGGTCCTGCGCGCGGTGGACGGGCGGCTGCGGGAGGCCGCGGCGGTGCTCGGGGCCTCACCGCTGCGAGCCTGGCGCGAGGTCGATCTGCCGCTCGTGCGCAGGGCGCTGCTGGTCGCGGCAGGCTTCGCCTTCGCCGTATCGCTCGGTGAGTTCGGGGCGACCGTGTTCATCGCGCGTCCCGACAATCCGACGCTGCCGGTCGCGGTGGCCCGGCTGCTCGGGCGGTCCGGGGAGCTCAACTACGGTCAGGCGATGGCGCTCAGCACCATTCTGATGCTCGTCTGCGCGGTGTCGCTGCTTCTGCTGGAACGTATCCGCACCGACCGATCCGGGGAGTTCTGA
- the rlmN gene encoding 23S rRNA (adenine(2503)-C(2))-methyltransferase RlmN, with product MPKPGELTFVAPRGAKKPPRHLADLTPDERKEAVAAIGEKPFRAKQLSQHYFARYAHDPSEWTNIPAGSRDGLAEALFPDLMSVVRHISCDDDTTRKTLWKLHDGTLVESVLMRYPERVTMCISSQAGCGMNCPFCATGQAGLDRNLSTAEIVHQIVDGMRALRDGEVPGGPARLSNIVFMGMGEPLANYKRVVGAIRRLTDPEPDGLGLSQRGITVSTVGLVPAMLRFADEGFKCRLAVSLHAPDDELRDTLVPVNTRWKVREVLDAAWEYAEKSGRRISIEYALIRDINDQAWRGDRLGRLLKGKRVHVNLIPLNPTPGSKWTASRPEDEKAFVEAIAAHGVPVTVRDTRGQEIDGACGQLAASER from the coding sequence ATGCCTAAGCCCGGAGAACTCACTTTTGTCGCGCCCCGCGGAGCCAAGAAGCCGCCGCGGCATCTCGCCGACCTCACGCCCGACGAGCGCAAGGAAGCAGTCGCCGCGATCGGCGAGAAGCCGTTCCGCGCCAAGCAGCTGTCGCAGCACTACTTCGCGCGGTACGCGCACGACCCGTCGGAGTGGACCAACATTCCGGCCGGCTCGCGCGACGGTCTCGCCGAGGCGCTGTTCCCCGACCTGATGTCCGTGGTGCGCCACATCAGCTGTGACGACGACACCACCCGTAAGACCCTGTGGAAGCTGCATGACGGGACGCTCGTTGAGTCCGTCCTCATGCGCTACCCGGAGCGGGTGACGATGTGCATCTCCTCGCAGGCGGGCTGCGGGATGAACTGCCCGTTCTGCGCCACGGGGCAGGCCGGGCTCGACCGCAACCTGTCGACCGCCGAGATCGTGCACCAGATCGTGGACGGCATGCGGGCGCTGCGCGACGGCGAGGTTCCGGGTGGGCCCGCGCGGCTCTCCAACATCGTCTTCATGGGCATGGGTGAGCCCCTGGCCAACTACAAGCGTGTCGTCGGCGCGATCCGCCGGCTGACCGACCCCGAGCCCGACGGGCTGGGACTCTCGCAGCGCGGGATCACCGTCTCCACCGTGGGCCTGGTGCCCGCGATGCTGCGGTTCGCCGACGAGGGCTTCAAGTGCCGTCTCGCCGTCTCGCTGCACGCCCCGGACGACGAGCTGCGCGACACGCTCGTCCCCGTGAACACGCGCTGGAAGGTGCGGGAGGTGCTGGACGCCGCGTGGGAGTACGCGGAGAAGTCCGGCCGCCGCATCTCCATCGAGTACGCACTGATCCGTGACATCAACGACCAGGCGTGGCGGGGCGACCGGCTCGGCAGGCTGCTCAAGGGCAAGCGTGTGCACGTCAACCTGATTCCGCTGAACCCGACGCCCGGTTCCAAGTGGACCGCCTCGCGGCCCGAGGACGAGAAGGCGTTCGTCGAGGCCATCGCGGCCCACGGCGTGCCGGTCACGGTCCGGGACACGCGCGGTCAGGAGATCGACGGGGCCTGCGGACAGCTGGCGGCCTCCGAGCGCTGA
- the tsf gene encoding translation elongation factor Ts: MANYTAADVKKLRELTGAGMMDCKKALDEADGSVEGAVEALRIKGQKGVAKREGRSAENGAVVSLISEDKTSGVLLELKCETDFVAKGEKFQAVANALAAHVAATSPADIETLLASEIEAGKTVQAYVDEANANLGEKIVLDRFAQFTGGYVAAYMHRTMPDLPPQVGVLVELDKENAEVAKDVAQHITAFAPKYLNRDEVPAETVENERRVAEATSREEGKPEAALPKIVEGRVNGFFKDVVVLEQAFAKDPKKSVQKVLDEAGVSLKRFARIKVGI; the protein is encoded by the coding sequence ATGGCGAACTACACCGCCGCTGACGTCAAGAAGCTCCGTGAGCTCACCGGCGCCGGCATGATGGACTGCAAGAAGGCCCTCGACGAGGCCGACGGCAGCGTCGAAGGGGCCGTCGAGGCCCTCCGTATCAAGGGTCAGAAGGGCGTCGCCAAGCGCGAGGGCCGTTCTGCCGAGAACGGCGCCGTCGTCTCCCTCATCTCCGAGGACAAGACGTCCGGCGTCCTGCTCGAGCTGAAGTGCGAGACCGACTTCGTCGCCAAGGGCGAGAAGTTCCAGGCCGTCGCCAACGCTCTCGCCGCGCACGTCGCCGCGACCTCCCCGGCCGACATCGAGACGCTTCTCGCGTCCGAGATCGAGGCCGGCAAGACTGTCCAGGCGTACGTGGACGAGGCCAACGCCAACCTTGGCGAGAAGATCGTCCTGGACCGCTTCGCGCAGTTCACCGGCGGTTACGTGGCTGCGTACATGCACCGCACCATGCCCGACCTCCCGCCGCAGGTCGGCGTGCTCGTCGAGCTGGACAAGGAGAACGCCGAGGTCGCCAAGGACGTCGCGCAGCACATCACTGCCTTCGCCCCGAAGTACCTCAACCGCGACGAGGTCCCGGCCGAGACGGTCGAGAACGAGCGTCGTGTCGCCGAGGCCACCTCTCGCGAGGAGGGCAAGCCCGAGGCCGCCCTTCCGAAGATCGTCGAGGGTCGGGTCAACGGCTTCTTCAAGGACGTCGTCGTCCTGGAGCAGGCGTTCGCCAAGGACCCGAAGAAGTCCGTTCAGAAGGTCCTGGACGAGGCCGGTGTCAGCCTGAAGCGCTTCGCGCGCATCAAGGTCGGCATCTGA
- the whiG gene encoding RNA polymerase sigma factor WhiG has protein sequence MPQHTSGSDRAAVPPAARGTVRPPAPSSLDELWRSYKSTGDERLREQLILHYSPLVKYVAGRVSVGLPSNVEQADFVSSGVFGLIDAIEKFDIERAIKFETYAITRIRGAMIDELRALDWIPRSVRQKARNVERAYATLEAQLRRTPSEAEVAAEMGIALEELHAVFSQLSLANVVALEELLHVGGEGGNRLSLMDTLEDTAADNPVEVAEDRELRRLLARAINTLPDREKTVVTLYYYEGLTLAEIGNVLGVTESRVSQIHTKSVLQLRAKLADAGR, from the coding sequence ATGCCCCAGCACACCTCCGGGTCTGACCGCGCGGCAGTACCACCAGCTGCGCGTGGCACTGTGCGTCCCCCTGCCCCTTCCTCCCTCGACGAGTTGTGGCGTTCCTACAAGTCCACGGGGGACGAGCGGCTGCGGGAGCAGCTGATCCTGCACTACTCGCCCCTGGTGAAATACGTCGCGGGCCGGGTGAGCGTAGGGCTGCCGTCCAACGTGGAGCAGGCCGACTTCGTCTCCTCCGGAGTCTTCGGACTGATCGACGCCATCGAGAAGTTCGACATCGAGCGGGCGATCAAGTTCGAGACGTACGCGATCACGCGGATCCGCGGCGCGATGATCGACGAGCTCAGGGCGCTGGACTGGATCCCCCGCTCGGTGCGGCAGAAGGCGCGGAATGTGGAGCGCGCCTACGCCACGCTGGAGGCGCAGCTGCGGCGTACGCCGTCGGAGGCGGAGGTGGCCGCCGAGATGGGCATCGCCCTGGAGGAACTGCACGCGGTTTTCAGCCAGTTGTCACTGGCCAACGTGGTGGCGCTGGAGGAACTGCTGCACGTCGGGGGTGAGGGCGGCAACCGGCTGAGCCTGATGGACACGCTGGAGGACACAGCCGCCGACAATCCGGTGGAGGTCGCCGAGGACCGTGAGCTCAGACGGTTGCTCGCCCGGGCCATCAACACCCTTCCGGACCGGGAGAAGACCGTTGTCACGCTGTACTACTACGAAGGCCTCACCCTCGCCGAGATCGGCAACGTCCTCGGGGTCACCGAGAGCCGGGTCAGCCAGATCCACACCAAGTCCGTGCTGCAACTCCGGGCGAAGCTGGCCGACGCGGGGCGCTGA
- a CDS encoding phosphatidate cytidylyltransferase has product MNDSSWGAPQGAGYWGAPQMGAAPAGPAYDVHDAQQTRPMPIVPDVPDAGRDADNRDDRDREAARVSGPLFRDEKPQEPMSTPPQPPPKKRAGRDLRAAIGVGVGLGAVIVASLFVVKAVFIGVIVAAVVVGLWELTSRLEERKGIKAPLVPLAVGGAAMVVAGYVRGAEGAWVAMALTALAVLVWRMTEPPEGYLKDVTAGVFAAFYVPFLATFVAMLLTADDGAERVLTFLLLTVVSDTGAYAVGWRFGKHKLAPRISPGKTREGLLGAVSFAMVAGALCMEFLVDDGSWWQGLLLGFAVAVSATLGDLGESMIKRDLGIKDMGTLLPGHGGIMDRLDSLLPTAPVVWLLLVLFVGSG; this is encoded by the coding sequence ATGAACGACTCTTCCTGGGGTGCCCCGCAGGGAGCGGGTTACTGGGGCGCGCCCCAGATGGGAGCCGCTCCGGCGGGTCCTGCATACGATGTGCACGACGCCCAGCAGACTCGGCCCATGCCCATCGTGCCGGACGTTCCCGACGCAGGTAGAGACGCTGACAACCGCGACGACCGGGACCGGGAGGCCGCGCGCGTCAGCGGCCCCCTGTTCCGTGACGAGAAGCCGCAGGAGCCCATGTCCACCCCGCCGCAGCCCCCGCCGAAGAAGCGCGCGGGGCGTGATCTCCGCGCCGCCATAGGGGTGGGCGTGGGGCTCGGTGCCGTCATCGTCGCCTCGCTCTTCGTCGTGAAGGCCGTGTTCATCGGCGTGATCGTGGCCGCCGTCGTGGTGGGCCTGTGGGAGCTCACCTCCCGCCTGGAGGAGCGCAAGGGCATCAAGGCGCCCCTCGTGCCGCTCGCGGTCGGTGGGGCGGCCATGGTCGTCGCCGGCTACGTGCGCGGGGCGGAGGGTGCCTGGGTCGCCATGGCGCTCACCGCGCTCGCCGTGCTGGTCTGGCGGATGACGGAACCGCCCGAGGGCTACCTCAAGGACGTCACGGCCGGGGTGTTCGCCGCCTTCTACGTGCCGTTCCTGGCCACTTTCGTTGCCATGCTGCTCACCGCGGACGACGGCGCGGAGCGGGTTCTGACCTTCCTGCTGCTGACCGTGGTCAGCGACACGGGGGCGTACGCGGTCGGCTGGCGCTTCGGCAAGCACAAGCTCGCACCGCGCATCAGCCCCGGCAAGACCCGCGAGGGCCTGCTGGGTGCCGTGAGCTTCGCCATGGTCGCCGGTGCGCTGTGCATGGAGTTCCTGGTCGACGACGGTTCCTGGTGGCAGGGCCTGCTGCTGGGCTTCGCGGTCGCGGTCAGCGCCACCCTCGGTGACCTGGGCGAGTCCATGATCAAGCGCGATCTGGGGATCAAGGACATGGGCACGCTGCTGCCCGGTCACGGCGGGATCATGGACCGGCTCGATTCGCTGCTGCCGACCGCGCCGGTGGTCTGGCTGCTGCTGGTGCTTTTCGTCGGATCGGGCTGA
- the rpsB gene encoding 30S ribosomal protein S2: protein MAVVTMRELLESGVHFGHQTRRWNPKMKRFIFTERNGIYIIDLLQSLSYIDRAYEFVKETVAHGGSIMFVGTKKQAQEAIAEQATRVGMPYVNQRWLGGMLTNFSTVYKRLQRLKELELIDFEDVAASGLTKKELLVLSREKAKLEKTLGGIREMQKVPSAVWIVDTKKEHIAVGEARKLHIPVVAILDTNCDPDEVDYKIPGNDDAIRSVTLLTRVIADAVAEGLIARSGAATGDSKPGEKAAGEPLAEWERDLLEGDKKADAEVQTSAETEKVADAEAAEIPAAEAAVETPAAEAEAPAADAEQA, encoded by the coding sequence ATGGCCGTCGTCACGATGCGGGAGCTGCTGGAAAGCGGCGTCCACTTCGGTCACCAGACCCGTCGTTGGAACCCGAAGATGAAGCGCTTCATCTTCACGGAGCGCAACGGCATCTACATCATCGACCTGCTCCAGTCGCTGTCGTACATCGACCGCGCCTACGAGTTCGTCAAGGAGACCGTCGCCCACGGCGGTTCCATCATGTTCGTCGGCACCAAGAAGCAGGCGCAGGAAGCGATCGCCGAGCAGGCGACGCGCGTGGGCATGCCCTACGTCAACCAGCGCTGGCTCGGCGGCATGCTGACCAACTTCTCCACCGTCTACAAGCGCCTCCAGCGCCTGAAGGAGCTGGAGCTCATCGACTTCGAGGACGTGGCCGCGTCGGGCCTCACCAAGAAGGAGCTCCTGGTTCTCTCGCGCGAGAAGGCCAAGCTGGAGAAGACCCTTGGTGGTATCCGCGAGATGCAGAAGGTGCCCAGCGCCGTCTGGATCGTCGACACCAAGAAGGAGCACATCGCCGTCGGTGAGGCGCGCAAGCTCCACATCCCGGTCGTCGCGATCCTCGACACCAACTGCGACCCCGACGAGGTCGACTACAAGATCCCGGGCAACGACGACGCGATCCGCTCCGTCACCCTGCTCACCCGCGTGATCGCCGACGCCGTCGCCGAGGGCCTCATCGCCCGTTCCGGTGCCGCCACCGGTGACTCGAAGCCGGGCGAGAAGGCCGCCGGCGAGCCGCTCGCCGAGTGGGAGCGCGACCTGCTCGAGGGCGACAAGAAGGCCGACGCCGAGGTTCAGACCTCCGCCGAGACCGAGAAGGTCGCGGACGCCGAGGCTGCCGAGATCCCCGCCGCCGAGGCTGCTGTCGAGACGCCCGCTGCCGAGGCCGAGGCTCCGGCCGCGGACGCCGAGCAGGCCTGA
- a CDS encoding thiamine ABC transporter substrate-binding protein codes for MSTTKKITVTAVAAALGVTALAGCGSSDETDSGAKGSGSKTVTLVSHDSFNASKDVLKAFTEETGYTVKVLKSGDAGAALNQEILTKGSPRGDVFFGVDNTLLSRALDNGLFTPYEAKGLDRVAADAQLDADKHRVTPVDTGDICVNYDKKYFADKKLDPPQSFDDLLKPAYKDLLVTENAATSSPGLGFLLGTVAAYGEDGYENYWKKLKDNGVKVVDGWEQAYNDEFSGSAGGRKAKADRPLVVSYASSPPVEVLYAEPQPTEAPTGVATGTCFRQIEFAGLLDGAKNEAGGKALLDFLISRTFQEDMPLNMFVNPVVSDAKLPELFTEFGATVDKPATVAPDRIAENREQWVRSWSSLVVK; via the coding sequence ATGAGCACCACCAAGAAGATCACGGTGACCGCGGTCGCCGCCGCGCTCGGTGTCACGGCTCTCGCGGGCTGCGGAAGCTCCGACGAGACGGACTCGGGGGCCAAGGGCTCCGGATCCAAGACCGTGACGCTCGTCAGCCACGACTCCTTCAACGCGTCGAAGGACGTGCTGAAGGCGTTCACCGAGGAGACGGGCTACACCGTCAAGGTCCTCAAGAGCGGGGACGCCGGTGCCGCGCTCAACCAGGAGATCCTGACCAAGGGTTCCCCGCGCGGCGACGTGTTCTTCGGCGTCGACAACACGCTGCTCTCCCGCGCCCTCGACAACGGTCTGTTCACGCCGTACGAGGCGAAGGGCCTGGACCGGGTCGCGGCCGACGCGCAGCTGGACGCCGACAAGCACCGGGTCACGCCCGTCGACACCGGTGACATCTGCGTCAACTACGACAAGAAGTACTTCGCGGACAAGAAGCTCGACCCTCCGCAGTCCTTCGACGACCTGCTGAAGCCCGCGTACAAGGACCTTCTCGTCACCGAGAACGCCGCTACGTCCTCGCCCGGTCTCGGCTTCCTCCTCGGCACCGTCGCCGCCTACGGCGAGGACGGCTACGAGAACTACTGGAAGAAGCTGAAGGACAACGGCGTCAAGGTCGTCGACGGCTGGGAGCAGGCGTACAACGACGAGTTCTCCGGCTCCGCCGGCGGCAGGAAGGCCAAGGCCGACCGGCCCCTGGTGGTCTCCTACGCCTCCAGCCCGCCCGTCGAGGTGCTCTACGCCGAGCCGCAGCCGACCGAGGCTCCGACCGGTGTCGCCACCGGGACCTGCTTCCGCCAGATCGAGTTCGCCGGCTTGCTGGACGGCGCGAAGAACGAGGCGGGCGGCAAGGCCCTGCTGGACTTCCTGATCAGCCGGACGTTCCAGGAGGACATGCCGCTGAACATGTTCGTGAACCCGGTCGTCAGCGACGCCAAGCTGCCCGAGCTCTTCACGGAGTTCGGCGCGACGGTCGACAAGCCGGCGACCGTGGCCCCGGACCGGATCGCCGAGAACCGTGAGCAGTGGGTCCGGTCGTGGTCCTCGCTCGTGGTGAAGTAG
- the pyrH gene encoding UMP kinase, whose translation MDKGADATQADHKRDEGTISGRFMLKLSGEAFAGGGGLGVDPDVVHTIAREIAAVVRDGAEIAVVIGGGNFFRGAELQQRGMDRARSDYMGMLGTVMNCLALQDFLEKEGIDSRVQTAITMGQVAEPYIPLRAVRHLEKGRVVIFGAGMGMPYFSTDTTAAQRALEIDAKALLMGKNGVDGVYDSDPKTNPGAVKFDALEYSEVLARDLKVADATAITLCRDNQLPILVFELTAEGNIARAVKGEKIGTLVSDEGTRA comes from the coding sequence ATGGACAAGGGCGCGGACGCCACACAGGCTGACCACAAGCGCGACGAAGGCACGATTTCCGGACGCTTCATGCTGAAGCTCTCCGGTGAGGCGTTCGCCGGTGGCGGGGGCCTCGGTGTCGACCCCGATGTCGTGCACACCATCGCCCGCGAGATCGCCGCGGTCGTACGGGACGGCGCGGAGATCGCGGTAGTGATCGGCGGCGGGAACTTCTTCCGTGGTGCCGAACTCCAGCAGCGCGGCATGGACCGGGCCCGGTCCGACTACATGGGCATGCTCGGCACCGTAATGAACTGCCTCGCGCTCCAGGACTTCCTGGAGAAGGAAGGCATCGACTCGCGCGTTCAGACCGCCATCACCATGGGCCAGGTCGCCGAGCCGTACATCCCGCTGCGCGCCGTGCGGCACCTGGAGAAGGGGCGCGTCGTCATCTTCGGCGCCGGCATGGGTATGCCGTACTTCTCCACCGACACCACCGCCGCCCAGCGCGCTCTGGAGATCGACGCCAAGGCATTGCTGATGGGCAAGAACGGGGTGGACGGGGTCTACGACTCCGACCCGAAGACCAACCCCGGCGCGGTGAAGTTCGACGCCCTGGAGTACAGCGAGGTGCTCGCCCGCGATCTCAAGGTCGCCGACGCCACCGCCATCACGCTCTGCCGGGACAACCAGCTGCCGATCCTCGTCTTCGAGCTGACCGCCGAGGGCAATATCGCCCGCGCCGTCAAGGGTGAGAAGATCGGCACGCTCGTGAGCGACGAGGGCACCAGGGCCTGA
- the frr gene encoding ribosome recycling factor has product MIEEILLEAEEKMEKAVVVAKEDFAAIRTGRAHPAMFNKIVADYYGALTPINQLASFSVPEPRMAVVTPFDKTALRNIEQAIRDSDLGVNPSNDGNIIRVTFPELTQDRRKEYIKVAKTKAEDSKISIRSIRRKAKETLDKLVKDKESGEDEVRRAEKELDDTTAKYVAQVDELLKHKEAELLEV; this is encoded by the coding sequence GTGATCGAAGAAATCCTCCTCGAGGCCGAGGAGAAGATGGAGAAGGCCGTTGTCGTCGCGAAAGAGGACTTCGCCGCGATCCGCACCGGCCGCGCGCACCCGGCGATGTTCAACAAGATCGTCGCCGACTACTACGGCGCGCTGACCCCGATCAACCAGCTGGCCTCGTTCTCGGTTCCCGAACCGCGGATGGCCGTGGTGACTCCGTTCGACAAGACCGCCTTGCGCAACATCGAGCAGGCGATCCGTGACTCCGACCTCGGCGTCAACCCGAGCAACGACGGCAACATCATCCGTGTGACGTTCCCCGAGCTCACGCAGGACCGCCGCAAGGAGTACATCAAGGTCGCCAAGACCAAGGCCGAGGACTCCAAGATCTCGATCCGCTCCATCCGCCGCAAGGCCAAGGAGACGCTCGACAAGCTCGTCAAGGACAAGGAGTCCGGCGAGGACGAGGTGCGCCGCGCGGAGAAGGAGCTCGACGACACCACCGCGAAGTACGTCGCCCAGGTGGACGAGCTGCTCAAGCACAAGGAAGCCGAGCTGCTCGAAGTCTGA